In one Tachysurus vachellii isolate PV-2020 chromosome 24, HZAU_Pvac_v1, whole genome shotgun sequence genomic region, the following are encoded:
- the LOC132839844 gene encoding sodium/potassium-transporting ATPase subunit alpha-1-like — translation MGLGRGNDKYKVVANTEDGGKKSNKDKNTDELKKELDIDDHKVTLDELQRKYGTDLTKGLSSSHAKEVLERDGPNALTPPPTTSEWIKFCRQLFGGFCTLLWIGAFLCFLAYAVQMSTETEPTNDNLYLGIVLAAVVLITGCFSYYQEAKSSKIMDSFKNLVPQQALVVRDGEKKDIKAEDVVVGDLVEIKGGDRIPADLRIISAHGCKVDNSSLTGESEPQPRTPEFSHDNPLETKNIVFFSTNCVEGSATGIVINTGDRTVMGRIATLASSLEMGKTPIAIEIEHFIHIITTVAVFLGVTFCTLSLILGYGWLEAVIFLIGIIVANVPEGLLATVTVCLTLTAKRMAKKNCLVKNLEAVETLGSTSTICSDKTGTLTQNRMTVAHMWFDNQIHEADTTEDQSGTSFDRSSATWSSLARVAGVCNRAVFLADQANVPILKRNTAGDASESALLKCIELCCGSVKDLRAKYSKLAEIPFNSTNKYQLSVHKNQNTSETKHLLLMKGAPERILDRCSTIIIQGKEQPLDDEMKDSFQNAYMKLGGLGERVLGFCHYNLPDDQFPEGFEFDTETVNFPTENLCFLGLISMIDPPRAAVPDAVAKCRSAGIKVIMVTGDHPITAKAIAKGVGIISEGNETVEDIAARLNISVGEVNPREAKACVVHGGELKDMTPEHLDEILKYHTEIVFARTSPQQKLIIVEGCQRQGAIVAVTGDGVNDSPALKKADIGVAMGIAGSDVSKQAADMILLDDNFASIVTGVEEGRLIFDNLKKSIAYTLTSKIPEMSPFLLFVIAGIPLALGTVTILCIDLGTDMVPAISLAYEAAESDIMKRQPRNAKTDKLVNERLISMAYGQIGMMQAAAGFFTYFVVLAENGFMPLSLIGLRIDWDNRDYNDVVDDYGQEWTYESRKILEYTCHTAFFVSIVVVQVADLVICKTRVNSIVQQGMRKNKVLIFGIFEETALAAFLSYCPGMDVALRMYPLKPWWLLCALPYSLLIFFYDEARRYLLRRNPGGWVEKETYY, via the exons ATGGGACTGGGA agggGAAATGACAAATACAAGGTGGTTGCTAATACTGAGGATGGAGGCAAAAAGagcaataaagacaaaaatacgGATGAACTGAAGAAAGAACTGGATATT GATGATCACAAGGTGACTTTGGATGAACTCCAACGGAAATATGGCACTGATCTTACCAAG GGTTTGTCCAGTTCCCATGCAAAGGAGGTCCTAGAACGTGATGGACCCAATGCTCTGACGCCTCCCCCTACAACCTCAGAATGGATCAAGTTCTGCAGGCAGCTGTTTGGGGGATTCTGTACGCTACTGTGGATTGgagcttttctttgttttttggctTATGCTGTTCAGATGTCTACAGAGACTGAACCAACAAATGATAAT TTGTACTTGGGTATTGTTCTGGCTGCAGTGGTGTTgatcactggatgtttttcatATTACCAAGAGGCTAAAAGTTCAAAAATTATGGATTCCTTCAAGAATCTTGTGCCACAG CAAGCACTGGTAGTCCGTGATGGTGAAAAGAAGGACATCAAAGCTGAGGATGTGGTTGTTGGAGACCTGGTGGAGATCAAGGGTGGAGATCGAATCCCTGCTGATCTGCGTATCATCTCTGCACATGGATGCAAG GTTGACAACTCCTCCCTTACTGGAGAATCCGAACCACAACCTCGTACTCCTGAATTCTCACATGATAATCCACTGGAGACAAAGAATATTGTATTCTTTTCAACAAACTGTGTtgaag GTTCTGCCACAGGTATTGTGATTAACACTGGTGATCGCACTGTGATGGGACGAATTGCCACCCTTGCCTCAAGCCTAGAAATGGGAAAGACCCCAATTGCCATAGAAATAGAGCACTTTATTCACATTATCACTACTGTGGCTGTGTTTCTGGGTGTCACATTTTGCACCCTGTCTCTCATTCTTGGATATGGCTGGTTGGAAGCTGTCATCTTTCTTATCGGGATCATTGTTGCCAATGTGCCTGAGGGTCTGCTCGCTACTGTCACT GTGTGTTTAACTCTAACTGCCAAACGAATGGCGAAGAAGAACTGCCTTGTCAAGAATCTTGAAGCTGTAGAAACACTTGGATCCACTTCCACTATTTGCTCAGACAAGACAGGAACTCTGACCCAGAATCGTATGACTGTGGCACATATGTGGTTTGATAACCAGATTCATGAAGCAGATACCACAGAGGACCAAAGTGGAACTTCTTTCGACAGAAGCTCGGCCACTTGGTCTTCACTTGCTCGTGTAGCTGGAGTGTGCAATCGTGCAGTCTTCCTTGCAGATCAAGCCAATGTTCCTATCCTTAAG AGAAATACTGCAGGAGATGCATCAGAGTCTGCCCTGCTGAAGTGTATTGAACTCTGCTGCGGTTCAGTGAAGGATCTAAGAGCCAAATACTCAAAACTGGCTGAAATCCCCTTCAACTCCACCAACAAATATCAG CTTTCAGTCCACAAGAACCAAAACACCTCAGAAACAAAGCACCTGCTTTTGATGAAAGGTGCACCTGAGAGGATACTGGACCGGTGCTCAACTATTATTATTCAAGGAAAAGAGCAACCCCTTGATGATGAAATGAAGGATTCTTTCCAGAATGCTTATATGAAACTAGGAGGTCTTGGTGAAAGAGTTCTAG GATTCTGCCATTACAACCTCCCTGATGATCAGTTTCCTGAAGGATTTGAATTTGACACAGAAACAGTGAATTTCCCTACTGAGAACCTGTGCTTTCTTGGCCTCATATCCATGATTGATCCTCCCCGTGCTGCTGTACCTGATGCTGTAGCTAAGTGCAGGAGTGCTGGAATCAAG GTTATCATGGTGACAGGAGATCATCCAATTACAGCTAAAGCCATTGCTAAGGGAGTGGGTATCATCTCTGAAGGCAATGAAACTGTGGAAGACATTGCTGCTCGTCTGAACATTTCGGTTGGAGAGGTCAACCCAag AGAGGCAAAGGCCTGTGTTGTTCATGGTGGAGAGTTGAAGGACATGACACCAGAGCATTTAGATGAAATCCTAAAATATCACACTGAGATTGTGTTTGCCAGAACATCTCCTCAGCAAAAACTCATAATTGTGGAAGGTTGCCAGAGACAG GGTGCCATTGTGGCTGTGACTGGTGATGGTGTTAATGATTCCCCTGCTCTGAAGAAGGCTGACATTGGTGTAGCAATGGGTATTGCTGGATCTGATGTCTCCAAACAGGCTGCTGATATGATTCTCCTGGATGACAACTTTGCTTCTATTGTTACTGGAGTAGAAGAAG GCCGACTGATCTTTGACAACTTGAAGAAATCCATTGCATACACATTGACAAGCAAAATCCCAGAGATGTCACCTTTCCTCTTGTTTGTTATTGCGGGCATTCCTCTGGCTCTGGGGACGGTCACTATTTTATGTATTGATTTAGGAACTGACATG GTGCCAGCTATTTCTTTGGCCTATGAGGCTGCTGAGAGTGATATCATGAAGCGGCAACCCAGAAatgcaaaaacagacaaattggTGAATGAAAGGCTCATCAGTATGGCTTATGGCCAGATTG GAATGATGCAAGCAGCAGCAGGGTTCTTTACCTACTTTGTCGTCCTTGCTGAGAATGGATTCATGCCACTATCGCTGATAGGACTCCGTATTGACTGGGACAATAGAGATTACAATGACGTGGTGGATGACTATGGCCAAGAATGG ACATATGAGAGCAGAAAAATTCTGGAGTACACATGCCACACTGCATTCTTTGTCAGTATTGTTGTAGTGCAGGTTGCAGACTTGGTCATCTGTAAAACAAGGGTTAATTCCATTGTGCAGCAGGGCATGAG GAAAAACAAAGTCCTCATCTTTGGTATTTTCGAGGAGACAGCACTCGCAGCCTTCTTATCCTACTGTCCAGGAATGGATGTTGCTCTAAGAATGTACCCACTGAA GCCTTGGTGGTTATTATGTGCTTTACCATATTCACTCCTCATTTTCTTCTATGATGAAGCAAGAAGATACCTTCTCAGGCGAAATCCAGGAG GCTGGGTGGAAAAGGAGACATATTATTAA